The following are encoded in a window of Tessaracoccus flavescens genomic DNA:
- a CDS encoding penicillin-binding transpeptidase domain-containing protein — MRRILAAIFAATLLVVGCTPDGDAPTPSPSVSPKTDLPPVDADLKQVVDALNAKDLSKLANVADPKAAQEDFTTIFAGMDDIYPEVKSDAVTYGENEAVAKLNYTYKFGMHGWTYTTEAKFTYADDKWSFAWAPSAVHPELTEQTRLRHIQQEAKRGSINDNTGLAIVEERSLFEVGLDKASIPEAEWAGAAKALATALKIDEPAFQKKVADNGPKAFVVGATVRQEAIPAAVVDIKGAHVNEVSAVVGPTDTFAAPLLGTVGQPTQKMIDESKGELSSIDRVGLSGLQSRYDKDLRGVPGARIELVGRKGVEPAPQVKVLAQQDPSIGKEITLSLDRDLQTKAESVLAGQAGIATLVVLDVKTGGLLAAAQSPAAGSFPHATYGKYAPGSTFKAVSALAMLRAGSTASTTVQCPANLKVGSYTFGNYSGYPSNGLGSVSLTDAFKYSCNTAFVGAAGTVTGESLKASGGSLGVGTDYDAGFTSYFGTIEPGNSIDLAASMIGQGQVTMSPLAMASVAGSVASGKTMIPWLVEGKQATSTAAPLAAAEAQQLQTMMKATVDSGTGKSLQSIMTGAKSGTAEWGKTGAQQTHAWMIAYNENYAVSAFVEVGDSGGTTAAPLIVQLFS, encoded by the coding sequence ATGCGACGGATTCTGGCCGCAATCTTCGCCGCGACACTGCTCGTGGTGGGCTGCACCCCAGACGGTGACGCGCCGACACCATCGCCGTCCGTTTCACCGAAAACCGATCTGCCGCCGGTCGACGCCGACCTGAAGCAGGTCGTCGACGCGCTCAACGCGAAGGACCTCTCGAAGCTGGCCAACGTCGCCGACCCGAAGGCCGCACAGGAGGACTTCACCACCATCTTCGCCGGGATGGACGACATCTATCCCGAGGTCAAGAGCGACGCCGTCACCTACGGGGAGAACGAGGCCGTCGCGAAGCTGAACTACACCTACAAGTTCGGCATGCACGGGTGGACCTACACGACGGAGGCGAAGTTCACCTACGCCGACGACAAGTGGAGCTTCGCCTGGGCGCCGAGCGCCGTCCATCCCGAGCTGACCGAGCAGACGCGCCTGCGGCACATCCAGCAGGAGGCCAAGCGCGGCTCCATCAACGACAACACCGGGCTCGCCATCGTCGAGGAACGTTCCCTCTTCGAGGTCGGCCTCGACAAGGCGTCGATCCCGGAGGCCGAATGGGCAGGCGCCGCGAAGGCGCTCGCCACCGCCCTGAAGATCGACGAGCCCGCCTTCCAGAAGAAGGTCGCAGACAACGGCCCGAAGGCGTTCGTGGTGGGCGCGACCGTCCGCCAGGAGGCCATCCCCGCCGCGGTGGTCGACATCAAGGGGGCACACGTCAACGAGGTGAGCGCCGTCGTCGGCCCAACCGACACCTTCGCGGCACCGCTGCTCGGCACGGTCGGCCAGCCGACCCAGAAGATGATCGACGAGTCGAAGGGCGAGCTGTCCTCCATCGACCGGGTCGGGCTGAGCGGGCTGCAGTCGCGCTACGACAAGGACCTGCGCGGAGTCCCCGGGGCACGGATCGAACTGGTCGGCCGCAAGGGCGTCGAGCCCGCGCCCCAGGTGAAGGTGCTCGCCCAGCAGGATCCGAGCATCGGCAAGGAGATCACGCTCAGCCTCGACCGCGATCTCCAGACGAAGGCCGAGTCGGTGCTTGCCGGGCAGGCGGGCATCGCGACGCTCGTCGTGCTCGACGTCAAGACCGGCGGCCTCCTTGCGGCCGCCCAGTCGCCAGCTGCGGGCAGCTTCCCGCACGCCACCTACGGCAAGTACGCGCCAGGCTCCACCTTCAAGGCCGTCTCTGCGCTCGCGATGCTGCGCGCCGGCTCGACGGCCTCGACCACGGTGCAGTGCCCGGCCAACCTCAAGGTCGGCAGCTACACCTTCGGCAACTACTCCGGCTACCCGTCCAACGGGCTGGGCTCCGTGAGCCTCACCGATGCCTTCAAGTACTCCTGCAACACCGCCTTCGTCGGCGCCGCGGGCACCGTGACGGGCGAGTCCCTGAAGGCGTCCGGCGGTTCGCTCGGCGTCGGCACCGACTACGACGCGGGCTTCACGTCCTACTTCGGCACCATCGAGCCCGGCAACTCGATCGATCTGGCCGCCTCGATGATCGGCCAGGGGCAGGTGACCATGTCGCCGCTCGCCATGGCCTCGGTCGCCGGTTCGGTCGCCTCCGGCAAGACGATGATCCCCTGGCTCGTCGAGGGCAAGCAGGCCACCTCGACGGCGGCCCCCCTCGCCGCGGCGGAGGCCCAGCAGCTCCAGACGATGATGAAGGCCACCGTCGATTCCGGAACCGGCAAGTCTCTCCAGTCGATCATGACCGGCGCGAAGTCGGGCACCGCCGAGTGGGGCAAGACCGGCGCCCAGCAGACGCACGCCTGGATGATCGCCTATAACGAGAACTACGCGGTCTCTGCCTTCGTCGAGGTCGGCGACTCGGGCGGCACGACGGCCGCGCCGCTCATCGTCCAGCTGTTCAGCTGA
- a CDS encoding polyphosphate polymerase domain-containing protein → MSCDRTVLAELASRFEPISLAETTDQAALQTRIDKKYLLPIGLLGHVLDDLGTGLRALEIDGLRVFGYESVYFDTPRLQFYRDHVQGRRLRHKVRTRRYVDSDLTMLEVKEKGGRGETVKHRTDWSPTELFRLGSGGRMFIDDLLDGEPDAASLRPSLVSRYWRVTFVHADAGLRLTCDVDLGFESRHTTTSVPRGRVLVETKAAGTPSVADHILHRYAQRDIAVSKYCAGIALTHGAPANRWHRVLNRYLRPVA, encoded by the coding sequence ATGAGCTGCGACAGGACCGTGCTTGCCGAGCTCGCCTCGCGTTTCGAGCCGATCAGCCTCGCCGAGACCACCGACCAGGCGGCTCTGCAGACCCGCATCGACAAGAAGTACCTGCTCCCCATCGGCCTGCTCGGCCACGTGCTGGACGACCTGGGCACCGGGCTCAGGGCGTTGGAGATCGACGGCCTGCGGGTGTTCGGCTACGAGTCGGTCTACTTCGACACGCCTCGGCTCCAGTTCTACCGCGACCACGTGCAGGGCCGCAGGCTCCGGCACAAGGTGCGGACCCGCCGCTACGTGGACAGCGACCTCACCATGCTGGAGGTCAAGGAGAAGGGAGGACGGGGCGAGACGGTCAAGCACCGCACCGACTGGTCACCCACCGAGCTGTTCCGGCTCGGTTCGGGCGGCCGGATGTTCATCGACGACCTGCTCGACGGCGAACCCGACGCGGCCTCGCTGCGCCCCAGCCTGGTCAGCCGCTACTGGAGGGTGACCTTCGTGCACGCCGACGCGGGACTCCGGCTCACCTGCGACGTCGATCTCGGCTTCGAGTCACGTCACACGACCACCTCAGTCCCGCGGGGGAGGGTGCTCGTGGAGACCAAGGCGGCGGGCACCCCGAGCGTGGCCGACCACATCCTGCATCGCTACGCCCAGCGCGACATCGCCGTCAGCAAGTACTGCGCAGGGATCGCGCTGACCCACGGTGCGCCTGCAAACCGGTGGCACCGGGTGCTGAACCGCTACCTGCGCCCCGTCGCGTGA
- a CDS encoding DUF4956 domain-containing protein, with translation MFTTTSLIAIATDLIAIAILAIPLYYRRHRRRDLMFAFLTLNVGVMVVAAALGSAGAGAGLGLGLFGVLSIIRLRSDPISQAEVAYYFGALALGLIGGLAPGAWWVTPTFSAVLLAVIAVADSPHFTRGSRSLIMTLDVAILDRDELERVVAERVGGQVRRLDVRELDLVRDLTVLEVWYRPTDRPQPFGPQQPFPPMQHQPMPSPVPSPTMAIR, from the coding sequence ATGTTCACCACGACCAGCCTCATCGCCATCGCAACCGACCTGATCGCCATCGCGATCCTCGCGATCCCGCTCTACTACCGACGCCATCGTCGCCGCGACCTGATGTTCGCGTTCCTGACGCTCAACGTCGGCGTGATGGTGGTCGCCGCCGCGCTGGGCTCCGCGGGAGCGGGCGCAGGACTCGGGCTGGGACTGTTCGGGGTGTTGTCGATCATCCGGCTCCGGTCCGACCCGATCAGCCAGGCTGAGGTGGCCTACTACTTCGGCGCCCTCGCGCTCGGCCTCATCGGTGGCCTCGCCCCGGGAGCCTGGTGGGTGACGCCCACGTTCAGCGCGGTGCTGCTCGCCGTCATCGCCGTCGCCGACTCGCCCCACTTCACCCGCGGCAGCCGCTCGCTCATCATGACGTTGGACGTCGCCATCCTCGACCGTGACGAGCTCGAGCGGGTCGTCGCAGAACGCGTGGGGGGCCAGGTGCGCCGACTCGACGTCCGTGAGCTCGACCTGGTCCGTGACCTGACGGTGCTCGAGGTCTGGTACCGGCCGACCGACCGTCCGCAGCCGTTCGGACCCCAGCAGCCCTTCCCGCCGATGCAGCATCAGCCGATGCCCTCGCCGGTCCCCTCCCCGACGATGGCGATCCGATGA
- a CDS encoding TetR/AcrR family transcriptional regulator, producing MTGHTGRRPGPTTTREDILDAATETFLDGQLEHASMRRIAQRAGVDPALIYRFFASKDALFDEVVRREFGAVIPVDRPVRDGREVITLALDLWESRQRRTLGLGAIRAALNNDQAAALLRELLGRTILRWVTASARDDHHDLRVALIASQIVGLVITRHRLQLPGAKNASRDELIRVLALVLEHYLHGDLGLPGR from the coding sequence ATGACCGGCCACACCGGGCGCAGGCCCGGCCCGACGACGACCCGCGAGGACATCCTCGACGCCGCAACCGAGACCTTCCTCGATGGGCAGCTCGAACACGCCTCGATGCGCAGGATCGCCCAGCGTGCCGGGGTCGACCCCGCGCTGATCTACCGCTTCTTCGCGAGCAAGGATGCCCTCTTTGACGAGGTCGTCAGGCGCGAGTTCGGCGCGGTGATCCCCGTGGACCGGCCGGTGCGCGACGGTCGCGAGGTGATCACCCTCGCGCTCGACCTGTGGGAGAGCAGGCAGCGGCGGACCCTCGGGCTCGGCGCGATCCGTGCCGCGCTCAACAACGATCAGGCGGCTGCCCTGCTGCGCGAGCTGCTCGGCAGGACGATCCTGCGCTGGGTGACGGCCTCGGCCCGCGATGACCACCACGACCTGCGCGTCGCGCTGATCGCCTCCCAGATCGTCGGCCTTGTCATCACCCGCCACCGGCTGCAGCTGCCGGGGGCGAAGAACGCCAGCCGGGACGAACTCATCCGCGTCCTGGCCCTGGTGCTCGAGCACTATCTGCACGGCGACCTCGGGCTTCCCGGGCGCTGA
- a CDS encoding ATP-binding cassette domain-containing protein produces MFGAEDLTVVLDGVTALDGVSIGVPPGVVTTVVGGDGAGKSTLLRSLAGLVRPTSGTVNAPSGRGRALLPATAGSWTNLTVTQNLDFAARVAKVKAPGRITELIERADLTAARDRLASQLSGGMRRKLGVIMALLAQPELLLLDEPTTGVDPVSRVELWSLISHAAAEGAAVLTATTYLDEAERAATVTVLHEGRVLLAGAPAELIDAAPGRFWVDAAPSEARTWRRGRRFHHWAETAPPGAATIRPDLHDVVIAASPRSTSSTAESGPVRPATGAPPLVEARSVGKRFGDVDAVSGVDLEVRPGEIVGLLGANGAGKTTLMRCLLGIVSPTSGTTELFGDSPSRRNRARLGYVPQGMGLYRDLTVDENAAFSAAAYGSTPPDLDDDRLIERVPLGEQRRVAFDIATAHRPELLILDEPTSGVSATEAASLWDAVGAQAERGVGVLVTTHNMSEAAQCDRLVLMVDGLVAAQGSMADILGGAQVVMVETGDWQAAFDRLSAAGLPVSLAGTTARVLVDDEPAVRAALGDLQARVGSAAATLDERMAMLR; encoded by the coding sequence ATGTTCGGGGCAGAAGACCTGACGGTCGTGCTTGACGGGGTGACCGCCCTCGACGGCGTCTCGATCGGGGTGCCTCCCGGGGTCGTGACGACGGTGGTCGGTGGCGACGGCGCCGGGAAGTCCACCCTGCTCCGCAGCCTCGCAGGACTCGTGCGTCCAACCTCCGGCACCGTCAACGCGCCGAGCGGGAGGGGCCGCGCGCTGCTGCCCGCGACCGCGGGTTCCTGGACGAACCTCACCGTCACGCAGAACCTCGACTTCGCCGCGCGGGTCGCGAAGGTGAAGGCCCCGGGCAGGATCACGGAGCTGATCGAGCGGGCCGACCTCACGGCCGCCCGGGATCGACTCGCCTCCCAGCTTTCCGGGGGCATGCGGCGCAAGCTCGGGGTGATCATGGCGCTGCTCGCACAGCCCGAGCTGCTGCTCCTCGACGAGCCCACCACCGGCGTCGATCCGGTCAGCAGGGTCGAGCTCTGGTCGCTGATCTCGCACGCGGCGGCCGAGGGAGCGGCCGTGCTGACGGCCACGACCTACCTGGACGAGGCGGAGCGGGCCGCGACGGTCACCGTCCTGCACGAGGGACGGGTGCTGCTCGCCGGTGCACCCGCAGAACTCATCGACGCGGCACCGGGTCGGTTCTGGGTCGACGCCGCCCCCTCGGAGGCACGTACCTGGCGGCGCGGGCGGCGCTTCCACCACTGGGCCGAGACGGCACCGCCCGGCGCCGCAACGATCCGCCCCGATCTGCACGATGTCGTGATCGCCGCCTCGCCCCGGTCGACATCCTCGACGGCCGAGAGCGGGCCGGTCAGGCCCGCGACCGGAGCGCCACCACTGGTGGAGGCCCGCTCTGTGGGGAAGCGGTTCGGCGACGTCGACGCCGTGTCCGGGGTCGACCTGGAAGTCCGGCCGGGGGAGATCGTCGGCCTGCTCGGCGCGAACGGGGCGGGCAAGACGACGCTGATGCGCTGTCTGCTCGGCATCGTCTCCCCGACATCCGGGACCACCGAACTCTTCGGCGATTCGCCGTCCCGCCGGAACCGCGCCAGGCTCGGCTATGTGCCGCAGGGCATGGGGCTCTACCGCGACCTGACCGTCGACGAGAACGCCGCCTTCTCGGCCGCCGCTTACGGGTCGACCCCTCCTGACCTCGACGACGACCGCCTGATCGAGCGGGTACCCCTCGGTGAGCAGCGGCGCGTCGCGTTCGACATCGCCACCGCGCACCGACCCGAGCTCCTGATCCTCGACGAACCGACCTCCGGCGTCTCCGCCACCGAGGCCGCCAGCCTGTGGGACGCGGTAGGCGCCCAGGCGGAACGGGGCGTCGGCGTGCTGGTGACCACCCACAACATGAGCGAGGCGGCCCAGTGTGACAGGCTCGTCCTCATGGTCGACGGTCTGGTCGCGGCACAGGGGTCGATGGCCGACATCCTGGGCGGTGCACAGGTCGTCATGGTCGAGACTGGCGACTGGCAGGCGGCTTTCGACCGGCTCTCGGCCGCCGGCCTCCCGGTCAGCCTGGCAGGCACGACCGCCCGGGTGCTCGTCGATGACGAGCCTGCGGTGCGGGCGGCGCTCGGGGACCTGCAGGCACGGGTCGGCAGCGCCGCCGCCACCCTTGACGAGAGGATGGCGATGCTCCGATGA
- a CDS encoding ABC transporter permease: MRAMIIKEFRELGRDRRTLAMAVMMPIVLLLLFGYAANFQVDDIPTAVIGEHAQQVSDTLPELFDVRDDVEGDDPETMLRENRVDAVVDSSQRPVKVYLDGSALFVSQSAQLAIGRSGGALESEVLFNPDLETSWVIVPAIIGLVMALIGTMITSLGLVREKESGTLEQLAVMPIRPSAVILGKIAPYFTIALIDITIITLLGIWLFGVPFNGPIWVFALGAVAFLCVVLGLGILSSTISSTAGQAMQTALFFMLPQILLSGMIFPLEAMPWAIRWIGQLLPLTYFINVSHGVLLRGAGIAQAWPSIVVLAAMALFVLTASTLRFRAMIAPRRTRARSPRHAKAA; this comes from the coding sequence ATGCGAGCCATGATCATCAAGGAGTTCCGGGAGCTGGGACGCGACCGCCGCACGCTTGCGATGGCGGTGATGATGCCGATCGTCCTGCTGTTGCTCTTCGGGTACGCCGCGAACTTCCAGGTCGACGACATCCCCACGGCGGTCATCGGCGAGCACGCCCAGCAGGTCTCGGACACGCTGCCCGAACTGTTCGACGTGCGCGACGACGTCGAGGGCGACGACCCGGAGACCATGCTGCGCGAGAACCGCGTGGACGCCGTGGTCGACAGCTCGCAGCGGCCCGTGAAGGTCTATCTCGACGGCTCGGCACTGTTCGTCTCCCAGTCGGCGCAGCTCGCGATCGGACGCAGCGGAGGGGCGCTCGAGTCGGAGGTGCTGTTCAACCCTGACCTCGAGACCTCCTGGGTGATCGTCCCGGCCATCATCGGGCTGGTCATGGCCCTGATCGGCACCATGATCACCTCGCTCGGACTGGTCCGGGAGAAGGAGTCCGGCACGCTCGAACAGTTGGCCGTGATGCCGATCCGGCCTTCGGCGGTCATCCTCGGCAAGATCGCCCCGTACTTCACGATCGCCCTGATCGACATCACGATCATCACCCTGCTTGGCATCTGGCTGTTCGGGGTCCCGTTCAACGGGCCGATCTGGGTGTTCGCGCTGGGCGCCGTCGCATTCCTGTGCGTCGTGCTCGGCCTCGGCATCCTCTCCTCGACGATCTCCTCGACCGCCGGCCAGGCCATGCAGACCGCCCTGTTCTTCATGCTCCCGCAGATCCTGCTTTCGGGGATGATCTTCCCGCTCGAGGCCATGCCATGGGCGATCCGCTGGATCGGGCAACTGCTTCCGCTGACCTATTTCATCAATGTCTCGCACGGGGTCCTGCTCCGCGGGGCCGGGATCGCACAGGCGTGGCCGAGCATCGTCGTCCTCGCGGCGATGGCCCTGTTCGTGCTGACCGCGTCGACGCTGCGCTTCCGCGCGATGATCGCGCCCCGCAGAACCCGCGCCCGGAGTCCGCGGCATGCGAAGGCCGCCTGA
- a CDS encoding DMT family transporter: MSGTRHVIPRSLAWPVLLISAVLEAVWANALSASKSFSEPVPTVIFLVATIASLAGLSLAMAHIPTGTAYAVWTSVGTVLTVGYSVAIRAEGMSWLRALFLAGILGCVIGLKQLDSKEPDPEPAAGEEPSA; the protein is encoded by the coding sequence ATGAGTGGCACCAGGCACGTCATCCCCCGCAGCCTCGCCTGGCCGGTGCTGCTGATCAGTGCCGTCCTCGAGGCCGTGTGGGCCAACGCCCTGTCGGCGAGCAAGAGCTTCTCCGAGCCGGTGCCCACCGTGATCTTCCTCGTGGCGACGATCGCCTCGCTCGCCGGCCTGTCGCTCGCCATGGCGCACATCCCGACCGGAACGGCCTATGCCGTCTGGACCAGCGTCGGCACGGTGCTCACCGTCGGGTACTCCGTGGCGATCCGCGCCGAGGGCATGTCCTGGCTCAGGGCCCTGTTCCTGGCCGGCATCCTCGGCTGTGTGATCGGGCTCAAACAGCTCGACTCAAAGGAGCCCGACCCCGAGCCGGCTGCGGGCGAGGAGCCGTCCGCCTGA
- a CDS encoding DMT family transporter: MDWVILIASGVLEAVWATALGRSNGFRKLVPTIIIVIAAIGSLGGLGIALHTLPTGTAYAVWTATGASLTVLWA, translated from the coding sequence ATGGATTGGGTCATCCTCATTGCGTCGGGCGTGCTGGAGGCCGTGTGGGCCACGGCGCTCGGACGCTCCAACGGATTCAGGAAACTCGTGCCGACGATCATCATCGTGATCGCCGCCATCGGAAGCCTCGGCGGACTGGGCATCGCCCTGCACACCCTCCCCACCGGCACCGCCTATGCGGTCTGGACGGCGACCGGAGCGTCGCTGACCGTCCTGTGGGCATGA
- a CDS encoding LLM class flavin-dependent oxidoreductase yields MDVQFGIDTFGDITADTNGDLLPGDAVVRNVIEEAVLADSLGLDVIGVGEHHRNDFAISSPEMVLAAIGARTERIKLATAVTVLSSDDPVRVFERFSTLDAISGGRAEAVVGRGSFIESFPLFGYDLQDYEDLFEEKLELFAKLIQGERITWKGKLTQDLLDVELYPKLADGPLKTWVAVGGSPQSVVRAASYGLPLMLAIIGGPVERFAPFAELHRRALEEFGKEPQPIGYHTYGHIAPTDDQARERLYTPWLEQSRRIGAERGWGRMDRSHFEQEADHGSMVVGSPETAARKIAAGVKALGAERYQLKVSTGRLSHEALLETIHLYATEVVPLVRDMLSED; encoded by the coding sequence ATGGACGTGCAATTCGGCATCGACACCTTCGGCGACATCACCGCTGACACCAACGGCGACCTGCTGCCCGGCGACGCCGTCGTGCGCAACGTCATCGAGGAGGCGGTCCTCGCGGACAGCCTCGGGCTCGACGTGATCGGGGTCGGCGAGCATCACCGCAACGACTTTGCCATCTCGTCGCCTGAGATGGTGCTCGCCGCGATCGGCGCGCGGACCGAGCGGATCAAGCTCGCGACCGCCGTCACTGTGCTCTCCTCCGACGATCCGGTCCGCGTCTTCGAGCGCTTCTCCACGCTGGACGCGATCAGCGGTGGCCGCGCGGAGGCGGTCGTCGGGCGCGGCTCGTTCATCGAGTCGTTCCCGCTGTTCGGCTACGACCTGCAGGACTACGAGGACCTGTTCGAGGAGAAGCTCGAGCTGTTCGCGAAGCTGATCCAGGGCGAGCGGATCACCTGGAAGGGCAAGCTGACCCAGGACCTCCTCGACGTCGAGCTGTACCCGAAGCTGGCCGACGGCCCGCTGAAGACGTGGGTCGCCGTCGGCGGCTCCCCCCAGTCGGTGGTGCGCGCCGCGTCCTACGGGCTGCCCCTGATGCTGGCGATCATCGGCGGCCCCGTCGAGCGGTTCGCCCCGTTCGCCGAGCTGCACCGTCGGGCCCTCGAGGAGTTCGGCAAGGAGCCGCAGCCGATCGGCTACCACACCTACGGCCACATCGCGCCGACCGACGACCAGGCCAGGGAGCGGCTGTACACGCCGTGGCTCGAGCAGTCCCGCAGGATCGGGGCCGAGCGCGGCTGGGGCCGGATGGACCGGTCGCACTTCGAGCAGGAGGCCGACCACGGCTCGATGGTCGTCGGCTCCCCCGAGACGGCGGCGCGCAAGATCGCCGCAGGCGTGAAGGCGCTTGGCGCTGAGCGGTACCAGCTCAAGGTCTCGACCGGTCGCCTGTCGCACGAGGCGCTGCTCGAGACGATCCACCTGTACGCGACCGAGGTCGTCCCGCTCGTCAGGGACATGCTCTCCGAGGACTGA
- a CDS encoding DUF885 domain-containing protein, whose protein sequence is MTETPARSATPLDRIADDYVDTIASLSPMTATQLGLPGDERAIDDYSPEGRDAIAEATRKTLREVEAAETVDAVDEVTKAAMIERLSLDLELHDAGESYAELNNLASPLQSIRAIFDLMPTATEDDWATIAARMDAVPVGVDGYIESLRKAAADADGPFPARRQIDIGIDQARELAGPDGFWAAFAASAEVPDSLAADLTRGSDAARAAYKRLAVALSELHDRAPEKDAVGRERYQRFSRSFLGAAVDLDETYEWGREELAKILAEQDDIAHQLYGDGTTTPEAIAKLDADITRQLHGTDALQRWMQETSDAAIEALAGRHFDIPEELRRLECRIAPTQDGGIYYTGPSADFSRPGRMWWSVPPGVETFSTWQEKTTVFHEGIPGHHLQIGQAVYRAKDLNKWRSLLCWVSGHGEGWALYAERLMADLGFQDDPGDRMGMLDSQRLRAARVVLDIGVHLGKDLPDGGGTWNADNAWAFLQDNVAMQSDFLRFELDRYLGWPGQAPSYKVGQRLWEQARDETAARAGDAFDMKTFHRKALDLGSVGLDVLKEALRTA, encoded by the coding sequence ATGACTGAGACCCCGGCGCGCAGCGCCACTCCCCTGGACAGGATCGCCGACGACTACGTCGACACGATCGCCTCGCTCAGCCCCATGACGGCGACCCAGCTCGGCCTGCCTGGCGACGAGCGCGCCATCGACGACTACTCCCCTGAGGGTCGTGACGCCATCGCCGAGGCCACGCGCAAGACCCTCCGCGAGGTCGAGGCAGCCGAGACCGTCGACGCCGTGGACGAGGTGACGAAGGCCGCCATGATCGAGCGGCTCTCCCTCGACCTCGAACTGCACGACGCGGGCGAGAGCTACGCGGAGCTGAACAACCTCGCCTCGCCGCTGCAGTCGATCCGCGCGATCTTCGACCTCATGCCCACCGCAACCGAGGACGACTGGGCCACCATCGCCGCACGCATGGACGCCGTCCCCGTCGGGGTCGACGGCTACATCGAGTCGCTGCGCAAGGCTGCCGCCGACGCCGACGGCCCGTTCCCCGCACGCCGTCAGATCGACATCGGCATCGACCAGGCCCGCGAACTGGCTGGCCCCGACGGCTTCTGGGCCGCCTTCGCCGCCTCGGCCGAGGTGCCTGACTCGCTCGCGGCCGACCTCACCCGCGGTTCCGACGCCGCCCGGGCCGCGTACAAGCGGCTCGCCGTCGCGCTCAGCGAGCTGCACGACCGCGCCCCGGAGAAGGACGCGGTGGGCCGCGAGCGCTACCAGCGCTTCTCGCGCAGCTTCCTCGGCGCCGCCGTCGACCTCGATGAGACCTACGAATGGGGCCGTGAGGAGCTGGCGAAGATCCTCGCCGAACAGGACGACATCGCGCACCAGCTCTACGGCGACGGCACCACGACGCCGGAGGCGATCGCGAAGCTCGACGCCGACATCACGCGTCAACTGCACGGCACCGACGCGCTGCAGCGGTGGATGCAGGAGACCTCCGACGCCGCGATCGAGGCGCTCGCCGGGCGCCATTTCGACATCCCCGAGGAGCTGCGCCGCCTCGAGTGCCGCATCGCACCCACGCAGGACGGCGGCATCTACTACACCGGCCCGTCGGCCGACTTCTCGCGACCGGGACGCATGTGGTGGTCGGTGCCGCCGGGCGTCGAGACCTTCTCCACCTGGCAGGAGAAGACCACCGTCTTCCACGAGGGCATCCCAGGCCACCACCTGCAGATCGGCCAGGCCGTCTACCGGGCGAAGGACCTGAACAAGTGGCGCAGCCTGCTGTGCTGGGTCTCGGGCCACGGCGAGGGTTGGGCGCTGTACGCGGAGCGGCTGATGGCCGACCTCGGCTTCCAGGACGATCCGGGCGACCGGATGGGCATGCTCGACTCGCAGCGCCTGCGCGCCGCCCGCGTCGTGCTCGACATCGGTGTGCACCTCGGCAAGGACTTACCCGACGGCGGGGGCACCTGGAACGCCGACAACGCCTGGGCGTTCCTCCAGGACAACGTGGCCATGCAGTCCGACTTCCTCCGCTTCGAGCTCGACCGCTACCTCGGCTGGCCGGGCCAGGCGCCGTCCTACAAGGTCGGCCAGCGGCTCTGGGAACAGGCCCGCGACGAGACGGCAGCCCGCGCGGGTGACGCGTTCGACATGAAGACCTTCCACCGCAAGGCGCTCGATCTCGGCTCCGTCGGACTCGACGTGCTCAAGGAGGCGCTGCGCACCGCCTGA
- a CDS encoding extensin family protein has protein sequence MNSGSRFSRRLLLGGGLVLAASPLTACSGGGDPLPKECRTPEDLTQMATLAGAPLVYADNGREQSFDCDPKFVELLESWAGGWVAAAGFGPLVKVSTFGAYVDKCPSWHAAGPAFDIAELVHENGQVSCHYDQWGDDPQRLRAYWKLAASLSTRFTYTLGYPYNAAHHNHLHVDNGVNGYGATRFDQRSNAQTCVVQGALLHIFGRDVEITGDYDRRTRDAVSSVQEDLGLREKLTSEEGWRAFLDAAVAEG, from the coding sequence ATGAATTCCGGTTCACGGTTCTCGCGACGGCTGCTGCTCGGCGGCGGCCTCGTCCTGGCCGCCTCGCCGCTCACGGCCTGCTCGGGCGGCGGCGACCCATTGCCCAAGGAGTGCCGCACGCCGGAGGACCTGACCCAGATGGCAACGCTGGCCGGAGCGCCGCTCGTCTACGCGGACAACGGTAGGGAGCAGTCGTTCGACTGTGACCCGAAGTTCGTCGAACTGCTCGAGAGTTGGGCAGGTGGGTGGGTGGCCGCCGCCGGATTCGGCCCACTCGTAAAGGTCTCGACGTTCGGTGCCTATGTCGACAAGTGTCCGTCGTGGCACGCCGCGGGCCCCGCGTTCGACATCGCGGAACTGGTGCACGAGAACGGCCAGGTGTCGTGCCACTACGACCAGTGGGGCGACGATCCGCAGCGCCTGCGCGCCTACTGGAAGCTGGCCGCTTCGCTTTCCACCCGCTTCACCTACACGCTCGGCTACCCGTACAACGCGGCCCACCACAACCATCTGCACGTCGACAACGGCGTCAACGGGTACGGCGCGACCCGGTTCGACCAGCGCTCCAACGCGCAGACCTGTGTCGTGCAGGGGGCCCTGCTGCACATCTTCGGCCGCGACGTGGAGATCACGGGCGACTACGATCGGCGCACGCGCGACGCCGTCAGCTCGGTGCAGGAGGACCTGGGGCTCCGGGAGAAGCTGACCAGCGAGGAGGGCTGGCGGGCCTTCCTCGACGCCGCCGTCGCCGAGGGCTGA